In the Gammaproteobacteria bacterium genome, one interval contains:
- the nudC gene encoding NAD(+) diphosphatase, whose amino-acid sequence MARSDSPASQQPFDNLLVHPELDRASQRRDDDAWAEDQWRSLHRRAIVLAGDLGWTPGGQAGWLDDSGLRDIEPELVTKWFLGLLDGAPYFAVLLEQGETLDADETHWQGLRGIASTLPAEDAALFAHGLALAHWYRLHRYCGGCGEALVVSAAGHAHRCRNHACDNDTVFPRVDPAVIVTVSRGEEVLLGRQPHWPEGMYSCVAGFLEAGESLEQAVRREVMEEVGVKVHAIRYASSQPWPFPQSLMVGFHCTTREQDITLHDDELEDARWFTREQIDQGIEDGSLVLPSAISISRRLLEEWRDGLAKAE is encoded by the coding sequence ATGGCCCGGAGTGATTCACCAGCCAGCCAGCAGCCTTTCGACAACCTGCTGGTCCATCCCGAGCTCGATCGGGCCAGCCAGCGTCGGGATGATGATGCCTGGGCGGAGGACCAGTGGCGCTCGCTGCACCGCCGCGCCATCGTGCTCGCAGGGGATCTCGGGTGGACGCCCGGTGGCCAGGCTGGCTGGCTGGATGACAGCGGCCTGCGCGACATCGAGCCGGAGCTGGTCACGAAATGGTTCCTCGGCTTGCTCGACGGCGCACCCTACTTCGCGGTGCTGCTCGAGCAGGGCGAGACGCTCGACGCCGACGAAACGCACTGGCAGGGGCTGCGGGGGATTGCCAGCACCCTGCCTGCCGAAGATGCCGCATTGTTCGCGCACGGCCTGGCGCTGGCGCACTGGTACCGATTGCATCGCTACTGTGGCGGCTGCGGCGAAGCACTCGTGGTATCGGCGGCTGGCCACGCGCATCGCTGCAGGAACCATGCCTGCGACAACGACACCGTGTTCCCGCGAGTCGACCCGGCCGTGATCGTCACGGTCAGCCGGGGCGAAGAGGTATTGCTGGGGCGCCAGCCGCACTGGCCGGAGGGAATGTACTCCTGTGTCGCCGGGTTTCTCGAGGCTGGCGAAAGCCTGGAACAGGCCGTGCGTCGCGAGGTCATGGAAGAAGTCGGCGTGAAGGTACACGCCATTCGCTACGCCAGCTCGCAACCCTGGCCGTTCCCCCAGTCCTTGATGGTCGGGTTCCACTGCACGACCCGCGAGCAGGACATCACCTTGCACGACGACGAGCTTGAGGATGCCCGCTGGTTCACCCGCGAGCAGATCGACCAGGGCATCGAGGACGGCAGCCTGGTCCTGCCGTCGGCCATCTCCATTTCGCGCCGCCTGCTCGAAGAGTGGCGCGACGGACTGGCCAAGGCCGAGTGA
- a CDS encoding tetratricopeptide repeat protein, whose product MTTRTILRASALALLIATGPALADDYGKRYREVVTAYQSEDWPAMQAAAERALATRPDYPPMLEIRAMAHALAGDMRSAVADLDRVLAMNIPVDLDNPAFAELPDAARDRLARMVSQLDAPFGAARRYRRGGPGDTVPEGFVLDGEDIIIGSIRNGTLLRISAEGTSTVHEPAGRHWSIFGMMRRDRELWFVSSDIPEFGGPAVDTEATTGLFRFDLDSGELDSHFLPGAKTLGDLWADDSGIYVSDAAGGVWAFRDAEFEPLVPAGERVNPQGLVMLDGRLIVADYRGGLVSIDPHTGARQDIGNASQASLYGIDGLATDGRHLYAVQNGIAPARVVRLRFDSASQSITSVDMLLMNHPDFDEPTLLRVAHDKLYIMANSHWNRFDADGQLPADAASTLSPPTVLEIALP is encoded by the coding sequence ATGACCACTCGCACGATACTGCGGGCCAGCGCGCTGGCCCTGCTGATCGCTACCGGCCCGGCGCTGGCCGATGATTACGGCAAACGCTATCGCGAGGTCGTCACGGCCTACCAGTCGGAGGACTGGCCAGCCATGCAGGCTGCCGCCGAGCGCGCCCTGGCCACGCGGCCGGACTATCCGCCCATGCTGGAAATTCGCGCCATGGCACATGCGCTGGCCGGCGACATGCGCTCTGCTGTTGCCGACCTCGACCGGGTGCTGGCGATGAACATCCCCGTCGACCTGGACAACCCGGCCTTTGCCGAGCTGCCGGACGCTGCGCGGGACCGGCTGGCGCGCATGGTGTCGCAGCTCGACGCGCCCTTCGGCGCAGCCCGCCGCTACCGGCGAGGCGGACCGGGCGATACCGTGCCGGAAGGCTTCGTGCTGGATGGCGAGGACATCATCATCGGCAGCATTCGCAACGGGACGTTGCTGCGAATTTCCGCCGAAGGAACAAGTACCGTGCATGAACCGGCTGGTCGACACTGGAGCATATTCGGGATGATGCGCCGCGATCGCGAGCTGTGGTTCGTCTCCAGCGACATTCCGGAATTCGGCGGGCCGGCAGTCGACACCGAAGCAACAACCGGCCTGTTCCGTTTCGACCTGGACAGTGGCGAACTCGACAGCCATTTCCTGCCGGGGGCAAAAACTCTTGGCGACCTGTGGGCCGATGACTCGGGCATCTATGTCAGCGATGCAGCCGGCGGCGTCTGGGCATTTCGCGACGCCGAGTTCGAGCCGCTGGTCCCTGCCGGTGAACGGGTCAATCCGCAAGGCCTGGTCATGCTGGACGGACGCCTGATCGTGGCCGACTACCGTGGCGGACTGGTCAGTATCGATCCGCACACGGGCGCGCGGCAGGATATCGGCAATGCCAGCCAGGCCAGCCTCTACGGCATTGACGGGCTCGCCACCGATGGCCGGCACCTGTACGCGGTGCAGAACGGCATTGCGCCGGCACGCGTTGTCCGGTTGCGCTTCGATTCGGCATCGCAAAGCATCACGAGTGTCGACATGCTGTTGATGAACCACCCGGATTTTGATGAACCGACCTTGCTGCGGGTAGCGCATGACAAGTTGTACATAATGGCCAACAGCCACTGGAATCGCTTCGATGCCGATGGACAGCTGCCCGCAGATGCCGCCAGCACGCTGTCGCCACCCACGGTCCTGGAGATTGCACTTCCCTGA
- a CDS encoding NRDE family protein: protein MCLLIVAQNQHPDFPFIFAGNRDEMHARPTALAHWWQDAPNVFGGRDKQAGGAWLGLRNDGRFAVITNYRDPATAVDDPKSRGHIVHRFLTRDMSPAEFSAELAAEDQAYNGYNLLFGDITQLHYHSNRQPAKRNGTALEPGIHALSNHLLDTEWPKVTMLRGALEGIDSLDESNLLEHLLSALGNTDIPPDNTLPDTGVGLELERPLGAAKIITPNYGTRASTVILVDRNRNTLFHELSYQADGRPADAVNKRIELKARLR, encoded by the coding sequence ATGTGCCTGTTGATCGTCGCCCAGAACCAGCATCCCGACTTCCCTTTCATCTTTGCGGGGAACCGTGACGAAATGCATGCGCGCCCGACCGCGCTGGCTCACTGGTGGCAGGATGCACCCAACGTTTTCGGCGGCCGCGACAAGCAGGCGGGCGGCGCCTGGCTCGGACTGCGCAACGATGGACGCTTTGCGGTGATCACCAACTACCGCGACCCTGCCACCGCCGTCGACGACCCGAAGTCCCGCGGCCACATCGTGCATCGTTTCCTGACGCGCGACATGTCGCCGGCCGAGTTCAGCGCCGAGCTGGCTGCCGAGGACCAGGCCTACAACGGCTACAACTTGCTGTTCGGGGATATCACGCAACTCCACTACCACTCGAACCGCCAGCCTGCAAAGCGCAACGGCACAGCGCTCGAACCGGGCATTCATGCCCTGTCGAATCACCTGCTCGATACCGAGTGGCCGAAGGTGACGATGTTGCGCGGCGCGCTGGAAGGCATCGACTCGCTGGACGAGAGCAACTTGCTGGAACACCTGCTGTCGGCATTGGGCAACACCGACATTCCACCCGACAACACACTGCCCGATACCGGTGTCGGCCTTGAGCTGGAAAGACCACTGGGTGCAGCAAAGATCATCACGCCGAACTATGGCACACGGGCCAGCACGGTCATCCTGGTCGACCGCAACCGCAACACCCTGTTCCACGAACTGAGTTACCAGGCGGATGGCCGTCCGGCCGATGCAGTGAACAAGCGTATCGAACTGAAAGCCCGGCTGCGCTGA
- a CDS encoding glycosyltransferase family 2 protein, with translation MTTTVVEWLVFVLVAGPSLVWLLTLLVIPIHSLRIPRLSEQAIPAGELPSLGIVIAARNEAHTIEPAIRSVLAQDYPRLEVIAVNDRSDDGTGELLDRLAVEHAHLSVIHVDRLPAGWLGKNHALQRGLEAATTDYVLFTDADVHFQPGSLQRALGYMRDQEFDHLSSIPELVNARASMQLMMPAFSVFFLMMTRPWHVSNPDSDSHMGVGAFNLVRREPLLAIGGLEKIRLRPDDDLMLGKLVKQHRLRSGYAASGGDIAVQWYTTAGETIHGLEKNAFAQFDYSPLKASVMLVLTLLLSLGPVVGLAAWPAPTGLVALGGTLAMLATAAILSWLVKLNPAWGLLFPIGATLVVYACLRSMVLALMRGGIIWRDTFYSLADLRSNRR, from the coding sequence GTGACCACGACGGTCGTCGAATGGCTGGTGTTCGTGCTGGTGGCCGGCCCCAGCCTGGTCTGGCTGCTCACCCTGCTGGTCATTCCAATCCACTCCTTGCGCATTCCCCGACTGTCGGAGCAGGCCATTCCGGCAGGTGAACTGCCATCGCTCGGGATTGTGATCGCGGCCCGCAACGAAGCTCACACCATCGAACCGGCCATTCGCTCGGTGCTGGCGCAGGACTACCCCCGGCTCGAAGTCATTGCCGTCAACGATCGCTCGGACGACGGTACGGGCGAACTGCTCGATCGTCTTGCGGTCGAGCATGCGCACCTGTCAGTGATTCATGTCGACCGGCTTCCCGCCGGCTGGCTGGGCAAGAACCATGCGCTGCAGCGAGGCCTCGAAGCAGCGACGACCGACTACGTGCTGTTCACCGACGCAGACGTGCACTTCCAGCCAGGATCCCTGCAACGCGCCCTGGGTTACATGCGCGACCAGGAGTTCGATCACCTTTCCTCGATTCCCGAACTCGTGAATGCCAGGGCATCGATGCAGTTGATGATGCCCGCTTTCTCGGTGTTCTTCCTGATGATGACCCGCCCCTGGCATGTGTCGAATCCGGATTCGGACAGTCACATGGGGGTCGGCGCCTTCAACCTGGTACGCCGCGAGCCGCTGCTGGCGATCGGCGGGCTGGAGAAGATTCGCCTGCGCCCGGATGACGACCTGATGCTGGGCAAGCTGGTCAAACAGCATCGGCTGCGCTCCGGCTATGCCGCTTCCGGCGGCGACATCGCCGTGCAGTGGTACACCACGGCCGGCGAGACCATCCACGGCCTGGAAAAGAATGCGTTCGCCCAGTTCGATTATTCGCCACTGAAGGCCAGCGTGATGCTGGTGCTGACGCTGTTGCTGAGCCTCGGCCCGGTTGTCGGCCTGGCGGCATGGCCCGCCCCGACCGGCCTGGTCGCGCTCGGCGGCACGCTGGCCATGCTGGCAACCGCGGCCATCCTGTCCTGGCTGGTCAAGCTGAACCCGGCCTGGGGCCTGCTTTTCCCGATCGGTGCAACTCTCGTGGTTTATGCCTGTCTGAGATCCATGGTGCTGGCCCTGATGCGGGGCGGCATCATCTGGCGAGACACGTTCTACTCGCTGGCGGACCTGAGGAGCAATCGACGATGA
- a CDS encoding prolyl oligopeptidase family serine peptidase: MSKEQIPCGCWPSPLPAELVAGKSVRLSQPTVLPDGRVLWTESRPDEQGRSVIVEWHPDHGCRDLLPAPYSAQSRANGYGGGVFAAIGDAVCFVNKEDQQIHIIDADGIRQLTRLPGTRFGDLTPDALHDRLLVVAERDRERQEPATVLASVSLADGTLSVLDDRHDFHSTPALSNDGRQLAWISWNHPDMPWDHTRLWLADVNDDGSLGRRRCLLGDKEESILQPGWCGNELLCVSDRSNWWNLYRVSDTEQVECVHAQDAEFAQPHWVFGMRNWAALDGARLACSWTADGDWHAGILELESGQLEAIDLPVTHIDQLTAVQGSIVIQGGNSTQGDGIYLWRDGELQTLKAPASLELPAGSLSRPRAVSFDSEGDTVHAFYYPPSNSHCEAPAGERPPLMIKAHGGPTGATSSKLDLKIQYWTSRGFAVLDVNYRGSTGYGRAYRQALYGGWGKVDVADIINGAAWCASEGLADPGRLLLSGSSAGGFTLLNALVTSDEFAAAASYYGVAEPVSAMRDTEKFESRYGDKLIAPMPSGEATWQARSPLANAERIDRPVIFFQGLDDRIVLPQQSRQMAAALRDQGIPHALVEFEGEG; this comes from the coding sequence ATGAGCAAAGAGCAAATTCCTTGTGGCTGCTGGCCATCTCCCCTGCCTGCCGAACTGGTCGCCGGCAAGTCGGTTCGCCTTTCCCAGCCAACCGTCCTGCCGGACGGTCGCGTGCTCTGGACGGAATCCCGGCCGGACGAACAGGGCCGCTCCGTCATTGTCGAGTGGCACCCCGACCATGGCTGCCGCGACCTGCTGCCCGCACCCTACAGTGCGCAGTCGCGTGCCAATGGATACGGCGGCGGCGTGTTCGCCGCGATCGGCGACGCTGTCTGTTTCGTCAACAAGGAAGACCAGCAGATTCACATCATCGATGCCGACGGCATCCGCCAGCTGACGCGACTGCCAGGCACCCGCTTTGGCGACCTCACGCCCGACGCGCTGCACGATCGCCTGCTGGTCGTCGCCGAGCGCGATCGCGAACGACAGGAACCGGCAACGGTGCTGGCAAGCGTGTCGCTGGCTGATGGGACGCTCTCGGTCCTGGATGATCGCCACGATTTTCACAGCACCCCCGCGCTGTCGAACGACGGCAGGCAGCTTGCGTGGATCAGCTGGAACCACCCCGACATGCCCTGGGACCATACGCGCCTGTGGCTGGCGGATGTGAACGACGATGGCAGCCTGGGACGTCGGCGTTGCCTGTTGGGCGACAAGGAAGAATCGATCCTGCAACCCGGCTGGTGCGGCAACGAGCTGTTGTGTGTCAGCGATCGGAGCAACTGGTGGAATCTCTATCGCGTAAGCGATACCGAGCAGGTCGAATGCGTGCACGCGCAGGATGCGGAATTTGCGCAGCCACACTGGGTATTCGGCATGCGCAACTGGGCGGCCCTGGATGGTGCACGGCTCGCTTGCAGCTGGACCGCCGACGGCGACTGGCATGCCGGCATTCTCGAACTGGAAAGCGGCCAGCTGGAAGCAATCGACCTGCCGGTGACTCACATCGACCAGTTGACCGCGGTGCAAGGCAGCATCGTCATCCAGGGAGGTAACAGCACGCAGGGTGACGGCATCTACCTCTGGCGGGACGGCGAACTGCAGACCTTGAAAGCACCTGCATCGCTGGAGCTGCCAGCAGGCAGCCTCAGTCGACCGCGCGCCGTCAGCTTCGACAGCGAGGGCGATACCGTCCATGCCTTCTATTACCCGCCGTCGAATTCGCACTGCGAGGCACCGGCAGGTGAACGCCCCCCGTTGATGATCAAGGCACATGGCGGACCGACCGGCGCAACCAGCAGCAAGCTCGACCTGAAGATCCAGTACTGGACCTCGCGCGGCTTTGCCGTGCTCGACGTGAACTATCGCGGCAGCACCGGCTATGGCCGCGCCTACCGCCAGGCGCTGTACGGCGGTTGGGGCAAGGTCGATGTCGCCGACATCATCAACGGCGCCGCATGGTGTGCGTCCGAGGGGCTTGCCGATCCCGGGAGGCTCCTGCTGTCCGGTTCCAGCGCCGGCGGCTTCACCCTGTTGAATGCGCTCGTCACCAGCGACGAATTTGCCGCGGCTGCCAGCTACTACGGCGTGGCCGAACCGGTCTCGGCCATGCGCGACACGGAAAAGTTCGAATCCCGATACGGCGACAAGCTGATCGCACCGATGCCATCAGGTGAAGCGACCTGGCAGGCGCGCTCGCCGCTGGCCAATGCCGAACGCATCGACAGGCCCGTGATCTTCTTCCAGGGACTTGATGATCGAATCGTGCTGCCGCAACAGTCACGGCAAATGGCGGCCGCGCTCCGCGACCAGGGCATCCCGCACGCGCTGGTCGAATTCGAGGGCGAGGG
- a CDS encoding OsmC family protein — MNELPHKRDRLVRASGDSKFTHLIYGDGSSQRLDCDTAGAVDAPALLAGALAACAWRSLHDLLQRLELDTAAVAVEVLAEGDRLQVAVEGITVDEAVRQRARQAIRRCPVARQLKQEPEVTFHGPE; from the coding sequence ATGAACGAGCTCCCCCACAAGCGAGACCGGCTGGTCCGCGCCAGCGGCGACAGCAAGTTCACACATCTTATATATGGCGATGGCAGCAGCCAGCGGCTGGACTGCGACACGGCAGGCGCCGTCGACGCGCCCGCGCTGCTTGCCGGTGCGCTCGCGGCCTGCGCCTGGCGCAGCCTGCATGACCTGCTGCAACGCCTCGAGCTCGATACCGCTGCCGTGGCCGTAGAGGTCCTGGCCGAGGGCGATCGCTTGCAAGTCGCCGTCGAGGGCATCACGGTGGATGAAGCCGTGCGCCAGCGTGCCCGCCAGGCGATTCGCCGTTGCCCGGTGGCTCGCCAGTTGAAACAGGAACCGGAGGTGACCTTCCATGGCCCGGAGTGA
- a CDS encoding alpha/beta fold hydrolase encodes MQVTDLVIHASDGHPLAATEYRPEAAASGKAVVVINSAMGVKRSFYADFAAYLVDQGHVVLVYDYRGLGGSAPPTLQGCTATLEDWGELDQNALLDHAGRHWPEHKLVIAGHSVGGQIMGLNRHGDALAGMLTVGSQSGYWRHYKGTLKLGVFLLWHVFVPALSRLLGYFPSSWFGIGMNIPAGVARQWAAWGRDPDYLQGRHAPARLANYAKLRVPMLAVWISDDSFAPWPANLAMRSWYAGARIDVHTVGPETEDRDRVGHFPFFKQGVAPRAWAAIAQWLESI; translated from the coding sequence ATGCAGGTAACGGATCTCGTCATTCATGCCAGCGATGGTCACCCCCTGGCCGCCACCGAGTACCGGCCGGAAGCGGCTGCCAGTGGCAAGGCGGTCGTGGTGATCAACTCCGCCATGGGCGTGAAGCGCAGCTTCTATGCGGACTTCGCTGCCTACCTGGTCGACCAGGGACATGTCGTGCTGGTCTACGACTATCGCGGACTGGGTGGCTCCGCTCCGCCGACACTGCAGGGCTGCACGGCCACGCTGGAAGACTGGGGCGAGCTGGACCAGAACGCCCTGCTGGACCATGCCGGCAGGCACTGGCCGGAGCACAAGCTGGTCATCGCGGGGCATTCCGTGGGCGGCCAGATCATGGGGCTCAACAGGCATGGCGATGCGCTGGCGGGGATGCTGACCGTCGGTTCGCAGAGCGGTTACTGGCGTCACTACAAGGGAACCCTGAAGCTCGGCGTTTTCCTGCTCTGGCACGTGTTCGTGCCGGCACTCTCCCGGCTGCTCGGCTACTTCCCCTCATCATGGTTCGGCATCGGCATGAACATCCCGGCGGGCGTGGCCAGGCAATGGGCCGCCTGGGGACGGGATCCGGATTACCTGCAGGGTCGGCATGCGCCCGCACGGCTGGCCAACTACGCGAAGCTGCGCGTGCCGATGCTGGCCGTCTGGATCAGCGACGACAGTTTCGCACCCTGGCCCGCCAACCTCGCGATGCGCAGCTGGTATGCCGGCGCCCGGATCGACGTGCACACGGTCGGACCCGAGACCGAAGATCGTGACCGCGTCGGTCACTTTCCTTTCTTCAAGCAGGGTGTCGCACCGCGGGCCTGGGCGGCTATCGCGCAGTGGCTGGAAAGCATCTAG